One Archangium violaceum genomic window, GGCACCCCTGCGGATACCTTCCTTGCCTTCCACGAAGCGGCCGGGAAGTGGGCGAGCGCCGTGCGGGTGCCGGCCGGCGGCGGTGCGCGGGTCGAGCTCGAGGTGTGGCTGGAGGATGGTCGGCTCGCTGGTTGGGAATTGCGCGAGGTGCGGCGTACTCGCGAGGGGGCAGGAGGCGCCCCACGGCCGCTCTCGCCCGAGACGATGGGGCATCTCGTCCAGGCGTTGCTGCCCTTCACCGAGGGGCTGGGCGCGCGCACGGTGCACGTGGTGTTGAATGCCGAGCATCGGCCGGGCGAGGTGGAGGCGCGGGGCCGCGTTCAGTTCGCACGGGTGGATCGTCCGCCGCGGCCAACCGGGCCGAGCTGGTATCTGTCCATGCATGAATCCGTCCTGCTGCGCTGGCGGGAGGGCGTGGTGGAGGGCTCGGCCTGGCTGGCGCAGTGGGGCGTGGAGGAACTGACCCTCTGGTTGGTGGGAGGCATCATCGCGAAGGGTCTGGGCTTCTTCGCGACGGAGGGGCTGGAGTGGGTGACGCGGGCGCTGGGACGCGAGCCCGAAGCGGCGGCCGGGTGGTTGCGCACCGCGCTCAAGCGCCTGCCGGGAGAGGAGCGGGCGACCTTCGAACAGCTCTGGGGGAAGGTGCTACTGGAAGGCGAGCAAGCGCTGAGCCGAAGCGAGCGCAAGGCTCTGCGGGGCTTTTTCGTCCGACTCGAGCAGGCCATCCAGCAACCGTTGGATGTTGACCTGAAAGGAAAGCTTCGAGAAGAGGCTCGCAAGTATTACGCGGAGCTGTACCCTCGGTTCGCCGAACTCTTGGAGAAGGAGGGCAAGGAGCTTCCCATCCACCACCGGCGCCCGCTTCAATATGCGCACCTCTTCCCGGATGAAAACATCAATGCCGGGGAAAACCTGGCGATGTTGCAGAAGTACGTTCATGAGGAAATCAACTTCTTGTGGGGTAGGTTCCGAAAGGCCAGACCAAACCCAACAGCGGATGATGTGAGACGTGCAGCCGAAGCCATTGATAGGCAGTTCGAGCCCTGGTACCACCGCGCTGCTGATTCGCCTGGAATGCTGAAGACCGTAGATGAAGCCAGAGAGGCCGCATTGCGCGAGCTGCGGAGTCGGTTCCGTGGGCTCGAGTAGAAGGGAGAGAAACGATGGAGCAGCCCATGGCACTGCCCGGATTGGAGCGGCTGATGGAGGTATGCCAGAGATTGAATCTGAGGCTGGAGACCTCGCCGCCGGCTCGTGAACCATTGAGCGCTGGGAGCTTGTTGGAGGGGCTTCCCTTCGATCCGGTGCTAGCGAGTGTCTATGCTCGTCTGGGGCATGCGGCTTTCGCCACGGACTTGATGGGGAAAGGGTGGAGTCTCGACCGCTCTGACGACCAGGTTCATAAGCTGGAGGAAAACAACAAGTCATGGCGGAAGAATTGGTGGGAGGAGCTGGGCGCATCCATGATTGTTTTCGGTGGCGATATCTATACCTATGCCACCGTGCCAGGGCTCGCGGATGAGTGGGGAAGGCAGCCTGTGGTCCGAGTGGACACCTACGAGCCCGATGCCCACGTGATGCCCGTGGCCTCGAACGTGGACCGGTTCTTCGACAGTTACTCGCGCTACCTGGAGATTCTGGTCGCGGATTCGCGCTACCAGAAGTCGGGAGAGACGGAGCTTCTCTTCCCTTGGGATGCGGCCGAGATTCTCGCGCGGGACGAAACGTTGGTGGCGTTGATGCGCGCGGGGCGCTTCGACTCGCTGATGAAGAACGTGGATGACTCGACGCGCCGCTGGGCCGCCAGGGTGATGGGCACCCAGGTCAGCGGTTCAGGTGGGTGATGCCCGCCTCGAGCAGCGCGGCCACGCCTCTTCGGGCCACGTGCACCACCTTGTGGCGGTGGGGCGTGCCCGGTGTCGTGTAATGGCTGCTCACCTTGTGGTGCAGCTCCGTTGCACCCCAGACGAGCACCAGGTCTCCCCACTCCAAGTCACTCTGCGCCTTGCCCGCCGTGCGCCGCTCGGTGCCGTCCACCATGCGCAGCTCGATGCGCCCGCCGAGCTTGTCCTCCAGCTCCTCGCGCACCGCCGGCGAGCCTCCCACCACCACCACCCGGCTCACCCCGTGGCGCCTGCACGCCTCCAGGAAGGCCACCTCCGCCCGCCGGTTGTTCGAGCCCCCGCAGTGCTCGCAATGGCTGCGCGGCTCCACCAGCAGCGGCTCCCTCCCGCTCGCCCTCGCCACCTGCTGGCACTCGGACGCGGCGCATACCCGGTAGAAGCGCTCCGCCACGAGCTGCTCGGCCCTCGGCAGCTTGGTCTCGCTGATGCGCACCTTACGGGAGCTGGTGAGTCCCGCCTCCTCCAGGACGGCTCGGGCGCGGTTGCGCGAGTCGGTCAAGGTGATGCCCCGCTCGGCGAACCAACCATCGATGTCCTTGTCCGCGCTCACCGTTACCCGTTCCTCGTGAAGAGCTCTCCCTGAATGGACCCCGCGGGTCGTGGATCGCTCACTCCGAGGGCCTCTCTCACCGGCGCGAAGCTGCGGCGGTGGATGGGCAGCACCCCCTTCTCCCGGATGGCCTGCACGTGCGAGGCCGTGGGGTAGCCCTTGTGCTCGGCCAGGCCGTAGCCCGGGTATTGGGCGTCCAACTCCTTCATCCACCTGTCCCTCGTCGTCTTCGCCAGCACCGACGCCGCGGCGATGCTCAGCGAGAGCGCGTCTCCCCTGATGATGCCGCGCTGGGGCAGGGTGCACTCGGGAATCGTGAAGGCGTCCAGCAGCACGTAGTCCGGTTGGATGCCCAGCCCCTGTACCGCCCGGTGCATGGCCAGCAGGCTCGCCCGGCGGATGTTGAGCCGATCGATCTCCTCCGCGTCCGCGTGGCCCACCGCCCAGGCCACCGCGCCGCGTTTGATGGCCTCGGCCAGCTCGTCCCGGCGCGCCTCGTCGGCGATCTTCTTCGAGTCGTCCAGCCCCTCCAGCCGCCAGCCCTTCGGGAGGATGGCCGCCGCGGCGACCACCGGGCCCGCGAGCGGGCCCCTGCCTGCCTCGTCCACCCCGGCCACGTGCGTGTGGCCCTGCTCCCACAGCTCCGTCTCGAAGCGCAGCAGGTGGCGCAGGCGCTGGCCCTCGGCCCGGTTCTTCCCCTGTCGGCCCCGGATGCGGCGCGCGAGCGACTTCGCACCCTGGCGGGGATCCGCCTCCAGCGCCTCCAGGAGGCCCGCCGGCACGGAGCGGGCCTGGGTAACGAAGCGCTCGGTCAGCTCCACGAGGGAGCAACGGAGGAGGTCTTCCACACTCGACATGACCTCCTCAACCTAGCGAGTCGGGGCGCCTCCGACAAACGCTGATTGCTCAATCAGCTGTTCGGAGCGAGAAGTCTACGGGTTGAGCTGGAGCTGGACGGCGTCGGGAGTGGGGTTGCAGTGGCACTCGTCGCACGTCCAGGTGACCTCGGCCGGGGCGCTCACCTTGGAGCCGGCGGTGGCCGTCAGCCGCACGGTGCCTTCGCCGATGTCCTCGTTCACCGCCGTGGTGACGCCCTTCTCACCCGTGGTGCTGGTGATGGTGCGTCCGGAGTCCACGTTGGTGGCCGTGACGATGGCGTCGCGGACCGTACCGCCCGCCGCGTCCACCACCTCGACCCGCAGCGTGACGAGGTTGTCGGTGCAGGGATTTCCGTCGCGCTTCACCCGCAGGCCCCCGTCACACGAGGCGAGGAGCACGAGGCCCAGAAAGAGGAACCGCTGGCGTGCCTGGAGC contains:
- a CDS encoding ribonuclease HII, whose product is MSSVEDLLRCSLVELTERFVTQARSVPAGLLEALEADPRQGAKSLARRIRGRQGKNRAEGQRLRHLLRFETELWEQGHTHVAGVDEAGRGPLAGPVVAAAAILPKGWRLEGLDDSKKIADEARRDELAEAIKRGAVAWAVGHADAEEIDRLNIRRASLLAMHRAVQGLGIQPDYVLLDAFTIPECTLPQRGIIRGDALSLSIAAASVLAKTTRDRWMKELDAQYPGYGLAEHKGYPTASHVQAIREKGVLPIHRRSFAPVREALGVSDPRPAGSIQGELFTRNG
- a CDS encoding carboxypeptidase-like regulatory domain-containing protein, whose translation is MLQARQRFLFLGLVLLASCDGGLRVKRDGNPCTDNLVTLRVEVVDAAGGTVRDAIVTATNVDSGRTITSTTGEKGVTTAVNEDIGEGTVRLTATAGSKVSAPAEVTWTCDECHCNPTPDAVQLQLNP